Proteins encoded in a region of the Paenibacillus pedocola genome:
- a CDS encoding DUF6509 family protein, with product MLTFTSYTVENIKDPFGILSGKRYEFVVNLDVPEEDELYEENGVSARAVIKVEEGDVKVVSCDLLETTTGKLLEFDLEEDEEAELAQFCKEHLPE from the coding sequence GTGCTGACATTTACGAGTTACACCGTTGAGAATATTAAAGACCCTTTTGGTATTCTGAGCGGCAAGCGATATGAGTTCGTCGTCAATCTGGATGTGCCGGAAGAGGACGAGCTATACGAAGAGAACGGCGTATCTGCCCGGGCAGTGATCAAAGTCGAAGAGGGAGACGTTAAGGTAGTCTCCTGCGATCTGCTGGAAACGACGACCGGCAAGCTGCTGGAGTTCGATCTGGAAGAGGACGAGGAAGCTGAGCTGGCTCAGTTCTGCAAAGAGCATTTGCCGGAATAA
- a CDS encoding EcsC family protein: protein MLEPAEPSAHLETREELQAALAGIAKWEKEQNKLMIWDRITRLPFKLLDKVTPKVIHEKVGKLLDELGSYIQNGGNYLVAGRKVGLLMEAASKAAGAPEKGPFPLAVMDAAAQKLSQSSRNVATAQGATTGFGGVFTLAADIPAVLGLSLKVIQEIGLCYGYNPTEKAERIFTVKVMQFASSDIVGKQTILRELNLQAGGDGDITAGSNTAVSSIQGWREVITVYRDNWGWKKLLQTVPVAGMFFGAFINRQALEDVADAAQMLYRKRRIIARLAELDSE, encoded by the coding sequence ATGCTGGAACCGGCGGAACCATCCGCACATCTGGAAACACGGGAGGAGCTGCAGGCTGCGCTTGCCGGAATTGCCAAGTGGGAAAAGGAACAGAATAAGCTGATGATCTGGGACCGGATCACCCGCCTGCCGTTCAAACTGCTCGACAAGGTCACCCCGAAGGTGATTCACGAGAAGGTGGGCAAGCTGCTGGACGAGCTGGGCAGCTATATTCAGAATGGGGGCAACTATCTGGTGGCCGGCCGCAAGGTGGGGCTGCTGATGGAAGCTGCAAGCAAGGCTGCGGGAGCCCCGGAGAAAGGTCCGTTCCCGCTGGCTGTTATGGATGCCGCTGCACAGAAGCTTAGTCAGAGCAGCCGCAATGTTGCAACGGCGCAAGGAGCGACGACCGGCTTTGGCGGTGTGTTCACGCTCGCCGCCGATATTCCTGCTGTTCTGGGCCTGTCGCTGAAGGTCATTCAGGAGATCGGGTTATGCTACGGATATAATCCTACAGAGAAAGCCGAGCGGATCTTTACAGTGAAGGTGATGCAGTTTGCTTCTTCCGACATCGTGGGTAAGCAGACCATTCTCCGAGAGCTGAATTTGCAGGCCGGAGGCGACGGTGATATTACAGCCGGATCAAACACCGCCGTCTCCTCCATCCAGGGCTGGCGCGAGGTCATTACCGTCTACCGTGACAACTGGGGCTGGAAGAAGCTGCTGCAGACCGTTCCGGTGGCAGGGATGTTTTTCGGCGCATTCATCAACCGCCAGGCGCTGGAGGATGTGGCGGATGCCGCGCAGATGCTCTACCGCAAACGGAGAATCATTGCCCGGCTGGCCGAATTGGACAGCGAATAG
- a CDS encoding nucleotide excision repair endonuclease: MISITIPAPDVTIFKQENPVLSHIYGFTDFHLITREAGGIFMFYNDQDELLFVGKARKLRPRIKKHFEDTVSVMKGHRDEVTKIEVCIVEDPVDREIYETYIVNKLKAKYNVEKVLYK, from the coding sequence ATGATCAGCATTACAATTCCTGCACCGGATGTAACCATATTCAAACAGGAGAACCCTGTACTAAGCCATATTTACGGGTTTACGGACTTCCACCTGATCACACGGGAAGCCGGCGGCATCTTCATGTTCTACAATGATCAGGATGAGCTGCTGTTTGTGGGCAAAGCCAGAAAGCTTAGACCCCGGATCAAAAAGCATTTTGAAGATACTGTATCGGTAATGAAGGGGCACCGCGATGAGGTCACCAAGATTGAAGTCTGCATCGTCGAAGATCCGGTAGACCGGGAGATTTATGAAACATACATCGTGAACAAGCTCAAGGCGAAATACAATGTTGAGAAAGTACTGTATAAATAA
- a CDS encoding NAD-dependent epimerase/dehydratase family protein has protein sequence MNMLNKAVVLGATGGTGTVIIAELLKRGVETVAFGRSMPKLTQLAAGLGNPAGLTLKTGDVFNADDVFKAAQGADVIFHSASVPYHEMSTKLLPMGIAVMEAANRLGTRVVAVDGIYPYGRRVDEQPVHEDHPKNPHTKKGKVKLEFERMFFSPRWSKAKGLIVRLPDYYGPTANEASYLGSTLEAIAAGKPAMFIGNMTVAREYVYLPDAAVMIVELAGREEAYGQNWNIPGAGVISGKEIVRLAREASGKSKPVIPVGAAGLSLLGLFLPVMKEIVEMLYLTKEPLVLSGDKYKQLAGKIPATPFEQGIRDTIRSIMDRQAKSL, from the coding sequence ATGAACATGTTAAACAAAGCGGTTGTACTGGGTGCTACGGGTGGAACAGGAACGGTTATTATAGCGGAGCTGCTGAAAAGAGGCGTCGAAACGGTTGCATTCGGGCGGTCTATGCCTAAGCTTACGCAGCTTGCAGCGGGGCTGGGGAATCCGGCGGGTCTAACGTTGAAGACCGGGGATGTATTTAATGCTGATGACGTGTTCAAGGCCGCACAGGGGGCGGATGTTATTTTCCACAGCGCTTCGGTACCTTATCATGAAATGAGCACTAAGCTGCTGCCGATGGGAATCGCTGTGATGGAGGCGGCGAACAGGCTGGGTACGCGGGTTGTGGCCGTGGACGGGATTTATCCTTATGGCAGAAGAGTGGATGAGCAGCCGGTTCATGAAGATCATCCGAAGAATCCGCACACGAAAAAGGGCAAGGTTAAGCTCGAATTCGAACGGATGTTTTTCAGCCCGCGCTGGAGCAAGGCCAAGGGACTTATAGTCCGGCTGCCTGATTATTATGGTCCGACCGCCAATGAGGCGTCCTACCTGGGTTCAACGCTGGAGGCGATTGCCGCCGGCAAGCCGGCGATGTTCATCGGCAATATGACGGTAGCCCGGGAATATGTGTATCTGCCGGATGCCGCGGTAATGATCGTGGAGCTGGCGGGACGGGAGGAAGCCTACGGACAGAACTGGAACATTCCCGGGGCAGGCGTCATTTCGGGCAAAGAGATCGTCCGTCTCGCCCGGGAGGCCAGCGGCAAGTCCAAGCCGGTTATTCCCGTAGGCGCAGCCGGATTATCCCTGCTGGGATTATTCCTCCCCGTGATGAAAGAGATCGTGGAGATGCTCTATCTGACGAAGGAGCCGCTTGTCCTAAGCGGGGATAAATATAAGCAGCTCGCCGGCAAAATCCCGGCCACGCCGTTTGAGCAGGGCATTCGGGATACCATCCGCTCGATTATGGACCGGCAGGCGAAATCTTTGTGA
- a CDS encoding polysaccharide deacetylase family protein, producing MPVHDISATLMVELLSLEHRQDGCQMEVGLTRGGGLHKRQIISIDEYTYLQLLALGPFEGQRVRLSLYTKWDPFRRTHFSTLVKMNRTFSETLYFACSESYKSLLSQLKLPEEAPSAETAPQAAEVTVPAAPPRHKRERTALWSRPILLRGLVFSLLLAVFLLRMDGEVELFTNSVEAKQDVSVEAAGPGAEERAPAAYIPDVRLAALQSGQTEAAPIPVEPPEQPELSYEAIELTGDSYEYSLPEGYVALSFDDGPSRYTEQLVDILVKEGVAANFLFIGQNVSRYPGAVRYADQHGMPVGNHSWDHSDLTVNSAEENRDNLARANRSLEQLITGPVTIFRPPYGAVNRQLAEEAGRQHLKVLLWNRDPEDWKADSPEKIVEYFHDTDPSGGIYLLHEKSITVQVLPEIIAYLKEKGLKFAIFK from the coding sequence ATGCCGGTTCATGACATAAGCGCCACTCTGATGGTTGAGCTGCTGTCGCTTGAGCACAGGCAGGATGGCTGTCAGATGGAGGTAGGTCTAACCCGCGGCGGCGGATTACATAAGAGACAGATTATTAGCATCGATGAATATACATACCTGCAACTCCTTGCTTTAGGCCCTTTTGAAGGGCAGAGAGTACGGCTGTCGCTTTACACGAAGTGGGACCCGTTTCGCCGGACCCATTTCAGCACTCTGGTCAAAATGAACCGGACATTCAGCGAAACGCTGTATTTTGCCTGTTCGGAGAGCTATAAATCGCTGCTGTCCCAGCTTAAGCTGCCAGAAGAAGCGCCTTCCGCCGAAACAGCCCCGCAAGCGGCTGAAGTGACTGTTCCGGCAGCACCTCCACGGCACAAGCGCGAACGGACAGCGCTGTGGAGCCGGCCCATCCTCCTGCGGGGCCTCGTGTTCAGCCTTCTGCTGGCGGTGTTCCTCCTGCGTATGGATGGCGAAGTGGAGCTGTTTACGAACAGTGTGGAAGCGAAGCAGGATGTCTCCGTGGAAGCGGCTGGACCGGGGGCGGAGGAGCGTGCACCAGCTGCTTATATCCCGGATGTCCGGCTGGCTGCTCTCCAGAGCGGACAAACGGAGGCGGCGCCGATACCTGTGGAGCCGCCTGAACAGCCGGAGCTGTCCTATGAGGCGATTGAGCTTACCGGAGACAGCTATGAGTACAGCCTGCCGGAAGGCTATGTCGCTTTATCCTTCGATGACGGCCCGTCGCGCTACACCGAACAGCTCGTAGATATTCTTGTGAAGGAAGGCGTAGCGGCGAATTTTCTGTTCATCGGGCAGAATGTCAGCCGTTACCCCGGAGCGGTCCGTTATGCGGATCAGCATGGGATGCCGGTCGGCAACCATTCCTGGGACCACAGCGATCTGACGGTGAACAGTGCAGAAGAGAACCGGGATAATCTGGCCCGGGCGAACCGGTCACTGGAGCAGCTGATTACCGGCCCGGTCACGATCTTCCGTCCTCCATATGGAGCGGTGAACCGGCAGCTGGCGGAAGAGGCCGGCAGACAGCATCTAAAGGTGCTGCTCTGGAACCGTGACCCGGAGGACTGGAAGGCGGACAGCCCGGAGAAGATCGTGGAATATTTCCATGACACCGATCCTTCCGGCGGCATTTATCTGCTGCATGAGAAGAGCATTACGGTTCAAGTGCTACCCGAAATTATTGCTTACCTAAAGGAAAAAGGGCTGAAATTCGCCATTTTCAAATAA
- a CDS encoding TetR/AcrR family transcriptional regulator translates to MTGGQSGTPRLKTAEATSVNRREQILEAAVVVFAEHGYFRATTAQVAEKVGISQPYIFKLFKNKEELFVAALDRAFERIIRSFQSVTASPGELLNETIRVYEQLMETHPSEIVLQVQAFGIRDEAIRQAVQKGMQEVIRLVEGKFIAAGIANPEVEVSTFMANGMLCNIAMVLEMPSLKPKHLKLD, encoded by the coding sequence ATGACAGGCGGACAGTCAGGCACGCCCCGGCTCAAGACGGCAGAAGCAACCAGCGTGAACCGGCGGGAGCAGATTTTAGAGGCGGCGGTTGTAGTTTTTGCGGAACATGGATATTTCCGGGCGACGACGGCGCAGGTGGCAGAGAAGGTGGGGATTTCCCAGCCTTATATCTTCAAGCTGTTCAAGAACAAGGAGGAGCTGTTTGTGGCGGCGCTGGACCGGGCTTTTGAACGGATTATCCGCAGTTTTCAGAGTGTTACGGCTTCGCCAGGAGAACTGCTTAATGAAACCATCCGTGTGTATGAGCAGCTGATGGAGACACATCCGAGTGAGATTGTACTGCAGGTGCAGGCCTTCGGCATTCGCGATGAGGCAATCCGCCAGGCGGTGCAGAAAGGCATGCAGGAGGTAATCCGTCTGGTCGAAGGAAAGTTTATAGCAGCGGGAATAGCGAATCCCGAAGTGGAAGTAAGCACCTTTATGGCCAACGGCATGCTCTGCAATATCGCGATGGTGCTGGAAATGCCTTCGCTTAAGCCGAAGCATTTGAAGCTGGACTAG
- a CDS encoding nitric oxide synthase oxygenase gives MESRNDGVLNGEELIEQAEAFLRLCYRELGKSEAELIDRSEAVREEIRRCGTYSHTAEELAHGAKMAWRHNSRCIGRLFWHTLEVIDARGAETAEQVAEALFSHLKRAANGGRIRPVMTVFQSGDDPAKVIRIWNHQLIRYAGYPGDGEHPRCGDPASDAFTVVCRRLGWQGKGGDFDVLPLVISIGEALPRWFRIPEELVQEVPLSHPDIERFGELQLRWYSVPVVSDMLLEIGGIRYPAAPFNGWYMETEIGSRNLGDAGRYNRLPMVADLLGLDRSTNTSLWKDRALLELNRAVLHSFKQAGVSIVDHHTAADQFVRFQEQEQQQGREVSGKWHWLIPPMSPSSTPIWNDNKLRELNLSPRLIYQKPAFVGLMEETKDAVPEELTCPFHHQK, from the coding sequence ATGGAGAGCAGAAATGACGGAGTGCTGAACGGAGAAGAATTAATAGAGCAGGCGGAAGCATTCCTCCGGTTATGTTACAGGGAGCTGGGGAAATCTGAGGCTGAGCTTATTGACCGCAGCGAGGCTGTGCGTGAGGAAATCAGGCGGTGTGGTACCTACAGCCATACAGCAGAAGAGCTGGCTCATGGCGCCAAAATGGCCTGGCGGCATAACAGCCGCTGCATCGGACGCTTGTTCTGGCACACACTGGAGGTTATTGATGCCCGCGGGGCTGAAACCGCGGAGCAGGTGGCCGAAGCGCTGTTCAGTCATCTGAAGCGGGCCGCTAACGGCGGGCGCATCCGCCCGGTGATGACCGTGTTCCAAAGTGGTGATGATCCGGCCAAGGTGATCCGCATCTGGAATCACCAGCTGATCCGCTATGCCGGTTATCCCGGAGATGGAGAGCACCCCCGCTGCGGCGATCCTGCCTCCGATGCCTTCACTGTAGTCTGCCGTAGGCTCGGCTGGCAGGGCAAGGGCGGTGACTTCGATGTACTGCCGCTGGTGATCAGCATCGGGGAAGCCCTGCCGCGCTGGTTCAGGATTCCGGAGGAACTGGTGCAGGAAGTTCCGCTCAGCCATCCGGACATTGAACGGTTCGGCGAGCTTCAGCTGCGCTGGTATTCCGTTCCGGTTGTTTCGGACATGCTTCTGGAGATCGGCGGCATCCGCTATCCGGCCGCTCCCTTTAATGGCTGGTATATGGAGACGGAGATCGGCTCCCGCAATCTGGGCGATGCCGGCCGCTATAACCGCCTGCCGATGGTGGCCGATTTGCTCGGACTGGACCGTTCGACCAACACTTCGCTGTGGAAGGACCGGGCGCTGCTGGAGCTGAACCGCGCCGTGCTGCATTCCTTCAAGCAGGCAGGGGTCAGCATTGTTGACCATCATACGGCGGCCGACCAATTCGTCCGGTTTCAGGAACAGGAGCAGCAGCAGGGCCGGGAGGTATCCGGCAAATGGCATTGGCTGATTCCGCCCATGTCGCCGTCCTCTACACCGATTTGGAATGACAATAAGCTCCGGGAGCTTAACCTCAGCCCGCGCCTGATTTATCAGAAGCCGGCTTTTGTTGGCTTGATGGAAGAGACGAAGGACGCTGTTCCGGAAGAGCTGACGTGTCCCTTCCATCATCAGAAGTGA
- a CDS encoding class I SAM-dependent methyltransferase translates to MGTGDLSSEWKHSWLQEERRSFKGWDFSALSGRMEDDGLPWDYEAAVRTYMNNNEGALLDMGTGGGEFLLSLSPPPGRTYATEAYPPNVELCRELFPPHGIELRQVFSDDSLPFDDNSIDLIINRHEAFSIQEVKRILKPGGVFVTQQVGGRNNRALSEFLLGGEAAPVDEAFNAEQVSDELRSSGFTIVQSAEAFPLLKFKDVGALVYFAKIIEWEFPGFSVEKCYDRLCLLQEQLAKTGYIGSTEHRFFIIAIKA, encoded by the coding sequence ATGGGAACAGGTGATTTGAGCAGCGAATGGAAGCACAGCTGGCTGCAGGAGGAACGGCGTTCCTTCAAGGGATGGGATTTCTCTGCATTATCCGGGCGGATGGAGGATGATGGTCTGCCGTGGGATTATGAAGCAGCAGTTAGAACATATATGAACAACAATGAGGGCGCCCTGCTCGATATGGGGACAGGCGGCGGTGAATTTCTCCTGTCGCTCTCGCCTCCGCCGGGAAGGACGTACGCTACAGAGGCGTATCCGCCCAATGTGGAACTTTGCAGGGAGCTGTTCCCGCCGCACGGAATCGAGCTGAGACAGGTGTTTAGCGATGATTCCCTACCGTTTGATGACAACAGCATTGATCTGATCATAAACCGGCATGAGGCATTCTCCATTCAGGAGGTAAAGCGGATATTGAAGCCTGGAGGGGTCTTTGTTACCCAGCAAGTGGGCGGACGGAACAACCGGGCCTTATCGGAGTTTCTGCTCGGGGGCGAAGCCGCACCGGTCGATGAAGCCTTCAACGCGGAGCAGGTCAGTGATGAGCTGCGGAGCAGCGGCTTTACGATTGTTCAGTCGGCCGAAGCCTTTCCCTTGCTGAAGTTCAAGGATGTAGGGGCACTGGTGTACTTTGCAAAGATTATTGAATGGGAGTTCCCCGGCTTCTCGGTGGAGAAGTGTTATGACCGGCTGTGCCTGCTGCAGGAGCAGCTTGCCAAGACAGGTTATATCGGGAGTACTGAGCACAGGTTTTTTATTATCGCTATAAAAGCTTAA
- the rlmN gene encoding 23S rRNA (adenine(2503)-C(2))-methyltransferase RlmN, giving the protein MNKQSIYGLTLEQLASWLLEHGHKKSRASQVWEFLYRKRVNGFEDMSEMNQDCVRLLSEHFVFHTMEEHVKQESADGTIKFLFRLNDGNLIETVLMRQKYGLSVCVTTQVGCNIGCSFCASGLLAKSRDLSSGEIVEQIMKVQQHLDQAGLGQRVSHVVVMGIGEPFDNFTHLLNFLTTIKDHKGLAIAGKGITVSTSGLADKIREFADANMQVNLAISLHAPNNELRTRIMKINRAIPIEKLMPAIDYYLEKTNRRITLEYILLKDINDRQEHALELAELIGSRRQLVNVNLIPYNPVDEHSQYQRTERETVRAFFDTLKKQGVSVSTRLEHGVDIDAACGQLRSKQIRKTKADTAVVG; this is encoded by the coding sequence ATGAATAAACAATCCATTTATGGATTAACCCTGGAGCAACTGGCGTCATGGCTGCTGGAGCACGGGCATAAGAAGTCACGCGCCTCACAGGTATGGGAGTTTCTGTACCGCAAGCGGGTCAACGGCTTTGAAGATATGTCGGAGATGAATCAGGACTGCGTCCGGCTGCTGTCGGAGCATTTTGTGTTTCATACGATGGAAGAGCATGTGAAGCAGGAATCGGCCGACGGCACGATTAAGTTCCTGTTCCGCCTGAATGACGGCAACCTGATTGAAACCGTACTGATGCGCCAGAAGTATGGCCTGTCCGTCTGCGTGACTACTCAGGTCGGCTGTAATATTGGCTGCAGCTTCTGTGCCAGCGGGCTTTTGGCTAAGAGCCGTGACCTGTCGAGCGGAGAAATTGTGGAGCAGATTATGAAGGTCCAGCAGCATCTGGATCAGGCCGGGCTTGGACAGCGGGTCAGCCATGTCGTGGTAATGGGTATCGGCGAGCCGTTCGATAATTTTACGCACCTGCTGAACTTCCTGACCACGATCAAGGATCATAAGGGGCTGGCGATTGCCGGCAAAGGCATCACCGTCTCCACGAGCGGTCTGGCCGACAAAATCAGAGAATTCGCCGATGCCAATATGCAGGTGAACCTGGCGATTTCATTACATGCGCCGAATAATGAGCTGCGGACCCGGATCATGAAGATCAACCGCGCGATTCCTATAGAGAAATTAATGCCGGCTATTGATTACTATCTGGAGAAGACGAACCGGCGGATTACGCTGGAGTATATTCTGCTGAAGGATATCAATGACCGCCAGGAGCATGCCCTGGAGCTGGCCGAACTGATCGGCAGCCGCCGGCAGCTTGTGAATGTGAATCTGATTCCTTACAACCCGGTGGATGAGCACAGCCAATACCAGCGGACGGAGCGGGAGACGGTACGGGCCTTTTTTGACACCTTGAAGAAGCAGGGCGTCAGCGTAAGTACCCGGCTGGAGCATGGTGTGGATATCGACGCCGCCTGCGGCCAGCTGCGCAGCAAGCAGATCAGAAAGACCAAAGCGGATACAGCGGTGGTGGGGTAA
- a CDS encoding putative quinol monooxygenase → MSKFGMYAKFTAKPGQRDALAAILLESAAAAEAIDECELYIINISDTEPDILWVTEVWGSPEAHAASLTLEDTQAAIRRAMPLIAGVESTKIKPVGGKGLVFG, encoded by the coding sequence ATGAGTAAATTCGGAATGTATGCGAAATTCACCGCCAAACCGGGCCAGCGCGATGCCCTGGCGGCCATTCTGCTGGAAAGTGCAGCTGCTGCCGAGGCTATAGACGAATGTGAGCTGTACATTATCAATATCTCTGATACTGAGCCCGATATCCTCTGGGTAACAGAGGTTTGGGGCAGCCCTGAGGCCCATGCAGCCTCACTCACCCTTGAAGACACCCAGGCTGCGATCCGGCGCGCCATGCCGCTGATTGCCGGTGTTGAGTCGACGAAGATCAAGCCGGTAGGCGGTAAAGGGCTGGTATTCGGCTAA
- a CDS encoding GH1 family beta-glucosidase produces the protein MSTIIQFPEDFVWGVSTSAYQIEGSLDKDGRGPSIWDELAAIPGRIYNGDDASVACDSYERYEEDIRLMKELGVKAYRFSVSWPRIYPTGSGEVNPKGIAYYKKLVTALLDNGIEPFCTLYHWELPQALQEQGGWENRKTIDAFVQFAETMFREFDGLIKHWITFNEPWCIAINGHLLGRHAPGIQSWQSAIQVAHHVLVAHGATVRKFRELGTAGVIGYAPDIYWYEPFSQKQEDVDAAYRAFSIYTWFVTPVFTGKYPEAMAEWFKTKGAEPVIEAGDMEVISQKLDFLGLNFYGGNIVRHKAGNNYLDLEHVDIGYDKSDKGWFIFPEGLYLTLNWLKELCGPLPIYITENGACYNDEVIDGRVPDERRIRFLQSHITELGRAIDSGVNVKGYLTWSLMDNFEWAFGYSCRFGLVHVDFRTQKRTPKESYYWYQKLIRKNWLEIESR, from the coding sequence GTGAGTACGATTATTCAGTTTCCTGAAGATTTTGTCTGGGGGGTCTCCACCTCTGCCTATCAGATTGAAGGGTCCCTGGACAAGGATGGCCGCGGGCCAAGCATATGGGACGAGCTCGCCGCCATCCCCGGCCGTATTTATAACGGCGATGATGCCAGCGTGGCCTGCGACAGCTATGAGCGCTACGAGGAGGATATCCGGCTGATGAAGGAGCTGGGTGTCAAAGCCTACCGCTTCTCCGTCTCCTGGCCGCGCATTTATCCGACTGGCAGCGGTGAAGTGAATCCGAAAGGGATAGCGTATTACAAAAAACTCGTCACAGCGCTGCTCGATAACGGCATTGAGCCCTTCTGCACGCTCTACCACTGGGAGCTGCCGCAGGCGCTGCAGGAGCAGGGCGGCTGGGAGAACCGGAAAACCATCGATGCTTTTGTGCAGTTTGCCGAAACCATGTTCCGGGAATTTGACGGCTTGATCAAGCACTGGATCACGTTCAACGAGCCATGGTGCATCGCCATTAACGGCCATCTGCTGGGCAGACATGCACCGGGCATTCAGAGCTGGCAGTCAGCCATCCAGGTCGCTCATCATGTGCTGGTAGCGCACGGCGCGACGGTACGCAAGTTCCGTGAACTGGGGACGGCAGGAGTCATCGGCTATGCGCCGGACATTTACTGGTACGAGCCGTTCTCGCAGAAACAGGAGGATGTGGATGCGGCCTACCGTGCTTTTTCCATCTATACCTGGTTCGTGACGCCGGTCTTTACCGGCAAATATCCCGAAGCCATGGCGGAATGGTTCAAGACCAAAGGCGCTGAACCGGTGATTGAAGCAGGGGATATGGAGGTTATTTCGCAAAAGCTTGATTTCCTGGGCCTGAATTTCTACGGCGGAAACATCGTGCGGCACAAAGCGGGGAATAACTATCTGGACCTCGAGCATGTGGACATCGGCTACGACAAATCCGACAAGGGCTGGTTTATTTTCCCGGAAGGGCTGTATTTGACCTTAAACTGGCTAAAAGAGCTGTGCGGCCCGCTGCCGATCTATATTACCGAAAATGGCGCCTGTTACAATGACGAGGTGATTGACGGACGGGTGCCGGATGAGCGGAGAATCCGCTTTTTGCAGAGCCATATTACCGAGCTGGGCCGGGCCATCGACTCCGGTGTCAACGTTAAAGGGTATCTGACCTGGTCGCTGATGGACAACTTCGAATGGGCATTCGGCTACTCCTGCCGCTTCGGGCTGGTGCATGTCGATTTCCGTACACAAAAACGGACGCCAAAGGAAAGCTATTACTGGTACCAGAAGCTGATCCGCAAAAACTGGCTGGAAATCGAGAGCAGATAA